From a single Bradyrhizobium sediminis genomic region:
- a CDS encoding homoserine dehydrogenase → MVAPLKVGIAGLGTVGAEVVRLIEEQSRTLSARCGRGVRVVAVTARSKVKKRKLDLRGIEWARSPLALASDPGIDCFVELMGGSGDPALSAIEAALKSGKSVVTANKALIAKHGLRLAHAAEKHGGALNFEAAVGAAIPVIKTLREGLAGTGINRVYGILNGTCNYILTRMEQEGLSFAECLKDAQRLGYAEANPSFDVDGHDTAQKLAILASLAFGTKVAQGAVYVEGISSIAPEDLRAAEELGYRVKLLGVAVRTAKGIEQRVHPTMVPKTSSIAQVMGVTNAVTIDGEGIPPITLVGPGAGGAATASAVLADIADVARGIRAKPFGRPVDKLRATKKAPMERHEGGYYIRLMARDLAGTAATIAARLAEQKISLESIVQRHPDGVGANGATKKASPVPVILITYATSEDAVYRALEAVQRDKVISGRPQVIRIEKN, encoded by the coding sequence CGGCACTGTTGGCGCCGAAGTCGTCCGCCTCATCGAAGAGCAGAGCCGGACGCTGTCGGCGCGCTGCGGACGCGGCGTGCGCGTGGTCGCCGTCACCGCGCGTTCCAAGGTGAAGAAGCGCAAGCTCGACCTGCGCGGCATCGAATGGGCCAGGAGCCCGCTTGCGCTGGCCAGCGATCCCGGCATCGATTGCTTCGTCGAATTGATGGGCGGCTCCGGCGATCCCGCGCTGTCGGCGATCGAGGCGGCGCTGAAATCCGGCAAGTCGGTGGTGACCGCCAACAAGGCGCTGATCGCCAAGCATGGATTGCGCCTGGCCCATGCCGCCGAAAAACACGGCGGCGCGCTGAATTTTGAGGCGGCGGTCGGCGCCGCCATTCCCGTGATCAAGACCCTGCGCGAGGGTCTGGCCGGCACCGGCATTAATCGCGTCTACGGAATTCTCAACGGCACCTGCAATTACATCCTGACGCGGATGGAGCAGGAAGGGTTGTCGTTCGCCGAATGCCTGAAGGACGCGCAGCGCCTCGGCTATGCCGAGGCCAACCCGTCGTTCGACGTCGACGGCCACGACACCGCGCAGAAGCTGGCCATTCTGGCCAGTCTCGCCTTCGGCACCAAGGTGGCGCAGGGCGCGGTCTATGTCGAAGGCATCTCTTCGATCGCGCCGGAAGATCTGCGGGCCGCGGAAGAGCTCGGCTACCGCGTCAAGCTGCTCGGGGTCGCGGTGCGCACCGCCAAGGGCATCGAGCAGCGTGTGCATCCGACCATGGTGCCGAAGACGTCCTCGATCGCGCAGGTGATGGGGGTCACCAACGCCGTGACCATCGACGGCGAGGGCATACCGCCGATCACGCTGGTCGGTCCGGGCGCCGGAGGCGCAGCGACCGCGTCCGCCGTGCTCGCCGACATCGCCGATGTCGCCCGCGGCATCCGCGCCAAGCCATTTGGCCGGCCGGTCGACAAATTGCGCGCGACCAAGAAGGCGCCGATGGAGCGTCACGAGGGCGGCTACTACATTCGCCTGATGGCGCGCGATCTGGCCGGCACCGCCGCCACCATCGCGGCCCGGCTGGCCGAGCAGAAGATTTCGCTGGAGTCGATCGTGCAGCGCCATCCCGACGGCGTCGGCGCCAACGGCGCGACGAAGAAGGCTTCACCGGTTCCGGTCATTCTGATTACCTATGCCACCAGCGAGGACGCAGTCTATCGCGCGCTGGAAGCGGTCCAGCGCGACAAGGTGATCAGCGGCCGGCCGCAGGTGATACGGATCGAGAAGAACTAG
- the glpX gene encoding class II fructose-bisphosphatase, producing MSTHISVPPQLLLERILTLEIVRVTERAAVSAARLRGHGNEKAADQAAVDAMRRELNKLPIEGTIVIGEGERDEAPMLFIGERVGINAGPQVDIAVDPLEGTTLCAKNMPGAIATMAMADGGTLLHAPDVYMQKIAVGPGYAKGVVELDASPADNVHRLAKAKGVPPSAITVLVLERLRHADIINGVRSTGAAVRLITDGDVAGVIHCADPDNTGVDMYIGTGGAPEGVLAAAALRCIGGQMQCRLILDNEEQRERAHKMGVSDPRMIYGIEDMVKGDCLFAATGVTDGSLLSGVKFRKDVIQTETVVMRSVTGTVRYIKAEHRQLEKFHLD from the coding sequence ATGTCGACCCATATTTCCGTTCCGCCGCAGCTTTTGCTGGAGCGCATCCTGACGCTCGAGATCGTGCGGGTGACGGAGCGCGCGGCGGTATCGGCGGCCAGGCTGCGCGGCCACGGCAACGAGAAGGCGGCCGACCAGGCCGCCGTCGACGCGATGCGGCGCGAGCTCAACAAGTTGCCGATCGAAGGCACCATCGTGATCGGTGAGGGCGAACGCGACGAGGCGCCGATGCTGTTCATCGGCGAGAGGGTCGGCATCAATGCCGGGCCGCAAGTCGATATCGCCGTCGATCCGCTCGAGGGCACCACGCTGTGCGCCAAGAACATGCCGGGGGCGATCGCGACCATGGCGATGGCCGATGGCGGCACGCTGCTGCACGCGCCCGACGTCTACATGCAGAAGATCGCGGTCGGCCCCGGCTACGCCAAGGGCGTGGTCGAACTCGACGCATCGCCCGCCGACAACGTTCACCGCCTCGCCAAGGCGAAAGGTGTGCCGCCGTCCGCGATCACAGTGCTGGTGCTCGAACGCCTGCGTCACGCCGACATCATCAACGGCGTGCGCTCGACGGGCGCCGCGGTGCGCCTGATCACCGACGGCGACGTCGCCGGCGTCATCCATTGCGCCGATCCTGACAATACCGGCGTCGACATGTATATCGGCACCGGCGGCGCGCCCGAGGGCGTGCTGGCGGCGGCAGCGTTGCGCTGCATCGGCGGCCAGATGCAGTGCCGGCTCATTCTCGACAACGAGGAGCAACGCGAGCGCGCCCACAAGATGGGCGTCAGCGATCCGCGCATGATTTACGGCATCGAGGACATGGTGAAGGGCGACTGCCTGTTCGCCGCCACCGGCGTTACCGACGGTTCGCTGCTCTCGGGCGTCAAGTTCCGCAAGGATGTGATCCAGACCGAGACCGTGGTGATGCGTTCGGTCACCGGCACCGTGCGCTACATCAAGGCCGAACACCGGCAGCTCGAGAAATTCCACCTCGATTGA
- a CDS encoding GNAT family N-acetyltransferase, translating into MAGNVVVRPIGEDERDAWNPLWAGYLTFYKTALAQDVSDLAWTRFHDPDEPMFALGGYVDGNLAGFAHYLFHRSTWAPHRYCYLEDLFVAKSARGRGLGRALIEAVYQKARAAHASRVYWLTQSSNTQARALYDTVADNLGFIQYRKVL; encoded by the coding sequence ATGGCTGGCAATGTGGTAGTCCGGCCGATCGGCGAAGACGAGCGTGATGCGTGGAACCCGCTATGGGCGGGTTACCTCACCTTCTACAAGACGGCGCTGGCACAGGACGTCAGCGATCTCGCCTGGACCAGGTTTCACGATCCGGACGAGCCGATGTTCGCGCTGGGCGGCTATGTCGACGGCAACCTGGCGGGGTTCGCTCATTACCTGTTCCATCGATCGACCTGGGCTCCCCACCGATACTGCTATCTGGAAGATCTGTTTGTGGCGAAATCGGCGCGGGGCAGAGGGCTCGGACGGGCGCTGATCGAGGCGGTTTACCAGAAGGCCAGGGCGGCGCATGCGAGCCGCGTCTATTGGCTTACGCAATCGAGCAACACGCAGGCGCGCGCTCTCTACGACACGGTCGCCGACAATCTCGGCTTCATCCAATACCGCAAGGTGCTTTAG
- a CDS encoding haloacid dehalogenase type II, with product MSDISAVKALVFDVFGTCVDWRTSLIDDFTKWSATRGIKADWTALVDGWRAVYAASMDEVRKHPERGYMILDTLHRQSLEKLVAQFRISGLTEADLHHLTMGWHRLHAWPDTVAGLTRLKTKYIISPLSNGNVALLTDMAKFAGLPWDLIMSAELFEHYKPDPETYLGAAKLLCLPPEQVMMVAAHNNDLKAAQQLGLKTAFVARPTEYGPLQKYDFEAKGDWDIVAKDFNGIAEKMGC from the coding sequence ATGTCCGATATTTCCGCTGTCAAGGCGCTGGTGTTCGACGTGTTCGGCACCTGCGTCGATTGGCGCACCAGCCTGATCGATGATTTCACCAAGTGGTCGGCGACGCGCGGCATCAAGGCGGACTGGACCGCTCTGGTCGATGGCTGGCGCGCGGTCTATGCCGCCTCGATGGATGAGGTGCGCAAGCACCCCGAGCGCGGCTACATGATCCTCGACACGCTGCACCGGCAGTCGCTGGAAAAGCTGGTTGCGCAGTTCAGGATCTCGGGCCTCACCGAGGCTGACCTGCATCACCTGACCATGGGCTGGCACCGGCTTCATGCCTGGCCCGACACCGTGGCTGGATTGACGCGGCTGAAGACGAAATACATCATCTCGCCGCTGTCCAACGGCAATGTGGCGTTGCTCACCGACATGGCAAAGTTCGCAGGGTTGCCCTGGGACCTGATCATGTCGGCGGAACTATTCGAGCATTACAAGCCCGATCCCGAGACCTATCTTGGCGCCGCAAAGCTGCTTTGCCTGCCGCCGGAGCAGGTGATGATGGTGGCCGCGCACAACAATGACCTGAAGGCCGCACAGCAACTGGGGCTGAAGACCGCTTTCGTGGCGCGGCCGACCGAATACGGCCCGCTCCAGAAATACGATTTCGAGGCCAAGGGCGACTGGGATATCGTCGCCAAGGATTTCAACGGGATAGCGGAGAAGATGGGCTGTTAG
- the recJ gene encoding single-stranded-DNA-specific exonuclease RecJ, whose protein sequence is MTLPASALPVEAPPAFLGVARSATGKLWRDRLDARGAARALAIAQRYQLPEMLARVLAGRGVELDAVEDFLDPTIRKLMPDPHTVTQMEAAAKRIADAAIRGEKVAIFGDYDVDGATSAALLAWHLRHCGLDPLIHIPDRIFEGYGPNTEAIRMLAGKGATLLVTVDCGTTSLEPLAEARRQGMSVVVIDHHQCGDELPDVDALVNPNRPDDLSGLGHLAAVGLVLITLVAVNRELRSRGFWTAEMPEPDLLGMLHHVALGTVADVAPLTGLNRAFVAKGLVAMRRRDHVGHTALMDVSRLNGPPEAWHLGFMLGPRINAGGRIGRADLGVRLLLEGDVSEAARIAAELDRLNTERRVIEQMAEAQAEAEALASLGLEDKGAVIVTASEGWHPGVVGLVASRLKEKFSRPAFAIALEPGGIGTGSGRSISGVDLGKAVRQAVHDGLLLKGGGHAMAAGVTLRKEKLAEFRAYMETALAADVANSRHDNELFIDGAVSARSVTPEFAATLNRAGPFGAGNPEPVVALPSHQLVYADEVGQAHLRLRFKAGDGAIVNGIAFRSVGQKLGHALIGHRGQPLHVAGSLAVDRWQGTERVQFRVIDVAVPDPGPAIIR, encoded by the coding sequence ATGACGCTCCCCGCATCCGCATTGCCCGTCGAAGCGCCCCCGGCGTTTCTCGGCGTCGCGCGCTCGGCGACCGGAAAGCTGTGGCGCGACCGGCTCGATGCGCGGGGGGCGGCGCGGGCGCTGGCGATCGCGCAACGCTATCAATTGCCGGAAATGCTGGCGCGGGTGCTGGCGGGGCGCGGTGTCGAACTCGACGCGGTCGAGGACTTCCTCGATCCCACCATCCGCAAGCTGATGCCCGATCCCCATACCGTGACGCAGATGGAAGCCGCCGCCAAGCGCATCGCGGACGCCGCGATCCGCGGCGAGAAGGTGGCGATCTTCGGCGATTACGATGTCGACGGCGCGACCTCGGCGGCGCTATTGGCGTGGCACCTTCGCCATTGCGGGCTCGATCCGCTGATCCATATTCCCGACCGGATCTTCGAAGGTTACGGCCCCAATACCGAGGCTATCCGGATGCTCGCGGGCAAGGGCGCTACGCTGCTGGTGACGGTGGATTGCGGCACCACCAGCCTCGAGCCGCTGGCGGAAGCACGGCGGCAGGGGATGTCGGTCGTGGTCATCGACCATCATCAATGCGGCGACGAATTGCCCGATGTCGATGCGCTGGTGAATCCGAACCGGCCCGACGATCTCTCGGGCCTCGGCCATCTCGCCGCGGTCGGCCTCGTGTTGATCACGTTGGTGGCTGTGAACAGGGAATTGCGATCTCGCGGCTTCTGGACCGCCGAAATGCCCGAGCCCGATCTCTTGGGCATGCTGCATCACGTCGCGCTCGGCACCGTCGCCGACGTCGCGCCCCTGACCGGGCTCAACCGCGCCTTCGTTGCCAAGGGCCTGGTCGCGATGCGGCGTCGCGATCATGTCGGCCATACCGCGCTGATGGATGTGTCGCGGCTGAACGGCCCGCCGGAAGCCTGGCATCTCGGCTTCATGCTGGGGCCGCGCATCAATGCCGGCGGGCGGATCGGGCGCGCCGATCTCGGCGTGCGGCTGCTCTTGGAAGGCGATGTTTCCGAAGCCGCACGGATCGCCGCCGAGCTCGACCGCCTCAACACCGAGCGCCGCGTCATCGAGCAGATGGCGGAGGCGCAGGCCGAAGCCGAGGCGCTGGCCTCGCTCGGTCTGGAAGACAAGGGCGCGGTCATCGTCACCGCCTCGGAAGGCTGGCATCCCGGCGTGGTCGGTCTCGTCGCTTCCAGGCTGAAGGAAAAATTCTCACGGCCCGCGTTTGCGATCGCGCTGGAGCCGGGCGGGATCGGCACCGGCTCCGGCCGCTCGATCTCCGGCGTCGATCTCGGCAAGGCGGTGCGGCAGGCGGTCCACGATGGCCTGTTGCTGAAGGGCGGCGGCCACGCTATGGCCGCCGGCGTCACCTTGCGCAAGGAGAAGCTGGCGGAATTCCGCGCCTATATGGAAACTGCGCTGGCGGCCGACGTCGCCAATTCGCGGCACGACAACGAGCTGTTCATCGACGGCGCGGTGAGCGCGCGCAGCGTGACGCCGGAATTCGCCGCCACCCTGAACCGCGCCGGCCCCTTCGGCGCCGGCAACCCGGAGCCGGTGGTGGCGCTGCCGTCGCATCAGCTGGTCTACGCCGATGAAGTCGGCCAGGCGCATTTGCGGCTGCGCTTCAAGGCCGGCGACGGCGCCATCGTCAACGGCATCGCGTTTCGCTCGGTCGGGCAGAAGCTCGGCCACGCCCTGATCGGACATCGCGGCCAGCCGCTGCATGTGGCGGGATCGCTCGCGGTCGATCGCTGGCAAGGCACCGAGCGTGTGCAGTTCCGGGTGATCGACGTCGCCGTGCCGGATCCGGGCCCGGCGATAATCAGATAG
- a CDS encoding SDR family NAD(P)-dependent oxidoreductase, with protein MTGQVQGKVALVTGGSSGIGAAVSELLAREGATVVVTDIDDLRGPEVVAGIKKAGHEAVFLHQDVTSEPRWAEVVAEVERRFGRLDILVSNAGIGISVPSIVHMSLEDWRRQTAINLDGVFLSVKHCLPAMRRRGGGSIIMMSSLAGLRGAQTLAGYCATKGGVRLFAKAIAMECASFGDGIRVNSVHPGIIDTPIWGKIPMEASGSGTNAPIDPEERARLAAPLGRAGHAMEIAQGVLYLASDASRYVTGTELVIDGGMNAGGVVRQG; from the coding sequence ATGACGGGGCAGGTTCAGGGCAAGGTCGCTTTGGTCACGGGTGGTTCGTCGGGCATTGGCGCCGCGGTCTCCGAGCTGCTGGCGCGTGAGGGCGCCACGGTTGTCGTGACCGATATCGACGACCTCAGGGGGCCCGAAGTGGTCGCCGGCATCAAGAAAGCCGGTCATGAGGCGGTGTTCCTGCATCAGGACGTCACCAGCGAGCCGCGCTGGGCGGAAGTGGTTGCCGAAGTCGAAAGACGCTTCGGCCGGCTGGATATCCTGGTGTCGAATGCGGGCATCGGAATTTCGGTTCCGTCGATCGTGCACATGTCGCTGGAAGACTGGCGGCGGCAGACCGCGATCAATCTTGACGGCGTATTCCTCTCGGTGAAGCATTGCCTGCCCGCGATGCGCCGGCGCGGCGGCGGCTCGATCATCATGATGTCGTCGCTGGCGGGCCTGCGCGGCGCGCAAACGCTGGCCGGCTATTGCGCGACCAAGGGCGGCGTGCGGCTGTTTGCCAAAGCGATCGCGATGGAGTGCGCGTCTTTCGGCGACGGCATCCGGGTCAATTCGGTGCATCCCGGGATCATCGACACCCCGATCTGGGGCAAGATTCCGATGGAAGCGTCGGGCAGCGGAACCAATGCCCCGATCGATCCCGAAGAACGCGCGCGGCTGGCCGCGCCGCTCGGCCGCGCCGGCCACGCCATGGAGATCGCGCAGGGCGTTTTGTATCTGGCGTCCGATGCGTCGCGCTACGTCACCGGGACCGAGCTCGTGATCGACGGCGGCATGAACGCGGGCGGGGTGGTGAGGCAGGGGTAG
- a CDS encoding lytic murein transglycosylase: MKSSDSLTTPTRRALLQSGLAVGALLAQPIAAFAAAPPGFDQWRDGFRARALAKGISDATWTRVMGRIEPDMSVFKKMAKQPEFHEQIWQYVNRRASDWRIIAGKEALRKNEALFARIEQDFGVERGTLLALWGVESAYGDPLVQQNHMRPVFPSLAALAWNEPRRRAYWETELINALKIVDRGWGTPEEMRGSWAGAMGHTQWMPEVWLNVGMDYDRDGRVSPFGKPDDALGSSARYLVNRGKYHRGEHWGYEVQASGASSGNRSYAAWASAGVKRADGQPFPQPNASAQMWVPVSGGPAFLLGPNFYAVKSYNPSMNYALAICHLGDRILGGPPFIQPFPGSERALTLAEVQEMQTRLTKAGFDTGGTDGRVGNDTMKAVKDYQTRIGLLPADGYGGLKVLARLRQGG, from the coding sequence ATGAAATCATCTGATTCTCTGACGACACCGACCCGCCGCGCCTTGCTGCAGTCCGGCCTTGCCGTGGGAGCCCTGCTCGCGCAACCCATCGCGGCGTTTGCCGCGGCCCCGCCCGGCTTCGACCAGTGGCGCGACGGCTTTCGCGCCCGGGCGCTGGCGAAGGGCATTTCGGATGCGACCTGGACCCGCGTGATGGGCCGCATCGAGCCTGATATGTCCGTGTTCAAGAAGATGGCGAAGCAGCCGGAGTTCCACGAGCAGATCTGGCAATACGTCAACCGCCGCGCCTCCGACTGGCGCATCATCGCTGGCAAGGAAGCCCTACGGAAGAACGAGGCGCTGTTTGCGCGGATCGAACAGGATTTCGGCGTCGAGCGCGGCACGCTGTTGGCGTTGTGGGGCGTCGAGTCGGCTTACGGCGATCCGCTGGTGCAGCAGAACCATATGCGCCCGGTATTTCCCTCGCTCGCGGCGCTGGCCTGGAACGAGCCTCGCCGCCGCGCCTATTGGGAAACCGAGTTGATCAACGCCTTGAAGATCGTCGACCGCGGCTGGGGCACGCCGGAGGAGATGCGTGGCTCCTGGGCCGGCGCGATGGGCCATACCCAGTGGATGCCGGAAGTCTGGCTCAACGTCGGCATGGACTATGACAGGGACGGCCGGGTGTCGCCGTTCGGCAAGCCCGACGACGCGCTCGGCTCCAGCGCGCGCTACCTCGTCAATCGCGGCAAATATCATCGCGGCGAACATTGGGGCTATGAGGTGCAGGCATCCGGCGCGTCCAGCGGCAACCGCAGCTATGCGGCCTGGGCCAGCGCCGGGGTGAAGCGCGCCGACGGCCAGCCGTTTCCGCAACCCAATGCGAGCGCGCAGATGTGGGTGCCGGTATCAGGCGGCCCGGCGTTCCTGCTGGGTCCGAATTTCTACGCGGTGAAGAGCTACAATCCCTCGATGAACTACGCGCTGGCGATCTGCCATCTCGGCGACCGCATTCTCGGCGGTCCACCCTTCATCCAGCCGTTCCCGGGCTCCGAACGCGCGCTGACGCTCGCCGAAGTGCAGGAAATGCAGACGCGATTGACAAAAGCCGGCTTCGACACCGGCGGCACCGACGGCCGCGTCGGCAACGACACCATGAAGGCGGTGAAGGATTACCAGACCAGGATCGGGCTGTTGCCGGCGGATGGCTACGGCGGGCTCAAGGTGCTGGCGCGGTTGAGACAGGGCGGATAG
- a CDS encoding MarR family winged helix-turn-helix transcriptional regulator yields MRKMATSAKSRRSRKAPKRRKSGPAKKSAPAAKRPAPAPALAGVRPPPPGQGKRGEQGYLAYLLRQAQAASRLTMERALADLGVTPPQFVVLIMLRAYPGLSGADLARVALLTPQTVGVIIRNLERSGAIRKTPHPVHGRVLMWTLTRRGGSLLEKCRRHVQAVERRLTAGLSARAQATVRRWLSKIAADLAQEA; encoded by the coding sequence ATGCGCAAGATGGCAACGTCGGCAAAGTCGCGCCGGTCCCGAAAAGCGCCGAAACGGCGAAAATCGGGGCCCGCGAAAAAATCCGCGCCGGCGGCGAAAAGGCCCGCCCCGGCTCCGGCGCTGGCCGGCGTCCGCCCGCCGCCGCCCGGCCAGGGCAAGCGCGGCGAACAAGGCTACCTCGCCTATCTGCTGCGGCAAGCCCAGGCCGCGAGCCGGCTGACGATGGAGCGGGCGCTCGCCGACCTCGGCGTCACCCCGCCGCAATTCGTCGTGCTGATCATGCTCCGGGCCTATCCCGGCCTGTCGGGCGCGGATCTCGCCCGGGTAGCGCTGCTGACCCCGCAGACCGTCGGCGTCATCATCCGCAACCTGGAACGATCGGGCGCGATCCGGAAGACCCCCCACCCCGTGCACGGACGGGTGCTGATGTGGACGCTGACCCGCCGCGGCGGCTCCCTGCTCGAAAAATGCCGCAGGCATGTTCAGGCCGTGGAACGGCGGCTGACGGCGGGGCTTTCCGCCAGGGCGCAGGCGACGGTGCGGCGCTGGCTGTCCAAAATTGCCGCAGATCTGGCGCAGGAAGCCTAG
- a CDS encoding carboxymuconolactone decarboxylase family protein, with amino-acid sequence MSQARSEYENFKALAPDAYDAVMALGQAAAKAGIDKQLLELIKLRASQINGCAFCVQFHILQGERLGMSVDKLNLVVVWREAPLFSARERAALAWTEALTLLPGGVSDEVFAEASAEFSEKELMYLTSAIASINVWNRFGAGYRWTPPARKPAPQAAAS; translated from the coding sequence ATGTCACAAGCTCGCAGCGAATACGAAAACTTCAAGGCGCTGGCGCCTGATGCCTACGACGCGGTGATGGCGCTCGGCCAGGCCGCGGCCAAGGCCGGCATCGACAAGCAACTGCTCGAACTGATCAAGCTCCGCGCCTCGCAGATCAATGGCTGCGCCTTCTGCGTGCAGTTTCACATCCTGCAAGGCGAAAGGCTCGGCATGTCCGTAGACAAGCTCAACCTCGTCGTGGTCTGGCGCGAGGCGCCGCTGTTTTCCGCGCGCGAACGCGCCGCGCTGGCGTGGACCGAGGCGCTGACATTGCTGCCTGGCGGGGTCAGCGACGAGGTCTTTGCGGAAGCGAGCGCCGAGTTTTCCGAGAAGGAACTGATGTATCTGACGTCCGCGATCGCCTCGATCAATGTCTGGAACCGGTTCGGCGCCGGCTATCGCTGGACCCCGCCGGCGCGGAAGCCGGCCCCGCAGGCCGCGGCGTCGTAG
- a CDS encoding M23 family peptidase, producing the protein MGTKAVRSVTCSLASFVLLVAGTVTATADEFRTPSVSAVRVEWPAVLDQLRSEINIQPAVASDFTFTGQRRLLPPFDPRTMPALVQLNAVTSQIFNGIGRSRVPVLLPFDAAAFLEARRNGGPDSLSLSRYQADFRPVDLFDAGPAGYDAVFSLQPGDGDGMPQRTFARPVEVQITGSILLYDIRDPQGGKGEPVKSLMAQFPDLRRFIREGYVRYAFTRFGVPYVVSIQCLDSTPRPRRLACREAYPIAERFLKALRVAGGQPSRSRIDVPSVAAERPLQRAADFTYRPPGDIIANTGFRKQGGRADFTTYSQIRFPLEKPPAFAHSQSFRKRRATDEAAGSHAGYPWQDNFCEARSFNVGQCGGGFGHQGQDIRPGECAAAGEESGDKCDPKQQGVVAVRDSVVIRAPKQQAVTLQVNSRTEHIRFRYMHMNPANLDADGILNGRNVAEGERFGVVSNYLDRPNGTSRHLHFDVQVFTRDGWIWVNPYVTLISAYERLIRGRGREVGPQAAAAATPAVAHALPERVAAPNAREDNEN; encoded by the coding sequence TTGGGTACCAAGGCTGTCCGCTCCGTCACATGTTCGCTGGCATCTTTCGTCTTGCTTGTTGCCGGCACGGTCACTGCTACCGCGGATGAATTCCGGACGCCTTCGGTCTCCGCCGTGCGCGTCGAGTGGCCCGCCGTGCTCGATCAACTGCGAAGCGAGATCAACATCCAGCCGGCGGTGGCCTCGGACTTCACCTTCACCGGGCAGCGCCGGCTGCTCCCGCCGTTCGATCCGCGCACCATGCCGGCGCTGGTGCAACTCAACGCGGTGACCTCGCAGATCTTCAACGGCATCGGGCGCAGCCGGGTGCCGGTGTTGTTGCCGTTCGATGCCGCGGCGTTTCTCGAGGCACGGCGCAACGGTGGGCCCGACAGCCTGTCGCTGTCGCGCTATCAGGCTGACTTCCGGCCCGTCGACCTGTTCGACGCCGGTCCGGCCGGCTACGACGCGGTGTTTTCGCTTCAGCCCGGCGACGGCGACGGCATGCCGCAACGGACCTTTGCCAGGCCGGTCGAAGTGCAGATCACCGGCTCGATCCTGCTCTACGACATCCGCGATCCCCAGGGCGGCAAGGGCGAGCCGGTCAAGTCGCTGATGGCGCAATTCCCGGATCTGCGCCGCTTCATCAGGGAAGGCTATGTGCGCTATGCCTTCACCCGGTTCGGCGTTCCCTATGTGGTGTCGATCCAGTGCCTAGACTCGACGCCGCGGCCGCGGCGGCTGGCCTGCCGCGAGGCCTACCCCATAGCCGAGCGCTTCCTGAAGGCGCTGCGCGTCGCCGGCGGCCAGCCGTCGCGGTCGCGCATCGATGTTCCTTCCGTCGCGGCAGAACGACCGCTGCAGCGCGCTGCCGATTTCACCTATCGGCCGCCCGGCGACATCATCGCCAACACCGGCTTTCGCAAGCAGGGCGGCCGCGCCGATTTCACCACCTATTCGCAGATCCGCTTTCCGCTGGAAAAGCCCCCGGCCTTCGCCCATTCACAATCGTTCCGGAAGCGCCGCGCGACCGATGAGGCGGCCGGCAGCCATGCGGGATATCCCTGGCAGGATAATTTTTGCGAGGCCCGCAGTTTCAACGTTGGCCAGTGCGGCGGCGGCTTTGGCCATCAGGGCCAGGATATCCGCCCCGGGGAATGTGCGGCCGCAGGCGAAGAAAGCGGCGACAAATGCGATCCCAAGCAGCAGGGGGTGGTCGCGGTCCGCGACAGCGTCGTGATCCGCGCACCGAAGCAGCAGGCGGTGACGCTGCAGGTCAACAGCCGTACCGAGCACATCCGCTTCCGCTACATGCACATGAACCCGGCGAATCTGGATGCCGACGGCATCCTGAACGGACGCAACGTCGCGGAAGGCGAGAGGTTCGGTGTGGTTTCGAATTACCTCGACCGTCCCAACGGCACCAGCCGCCATTTGCACTTCGATGTCCAGGTTTTCACGCGCGACGGCTGGATCTGGGTCAACCCCTACGTCACCCTGATCTCGGCTTATGAGCGCCTGATCCGCGGTCGGGGCCGCGAGGTCGGACCGCAGGCCGCTGCTGCGGCGACGCCTGCGGTGGCCCATGCCCTGCCAGAGCGGGTTGCCGCTCCCAATGCAAGGGAAGACAACGAGAACTGA
- the efp gene encoding elongation factor P: MKVIASSIRKGNVIEQDGKLYVVLTAENIHPGKGTPVSQIEMRRISDGVKISERYKTTDQVEKATIEDHNYNYLYEDADGFHFMNTENYDQVQVPKDVIGNAAAYLQENMTVKLSLHGVLPVAIQMPQRATLEVVETEPVTKGQTASSSYKPAILSNGVRTAVPPHVGVGTRIVVMTEDGSYVERAKD; the protein is encoded by the coding sequence TTGAAAGTCATCGCCAGTTCTATTCGCAAGGGCAACGTCATCGAGCAAGACGGCAAGCTTTATGTGGTTCTGACCGCCGAGAACATCCATCCCGGCAAGGGAACTCCGGTCAGCCAGATCGAAATGCGCCGAATCAGCGACGGAGTGAAGATCTCCGAGCGCTACAAGACCACCGACCAGGTGGAGAAGGCGACCATCGAGGACCACAACTACAACTACCTCTATGAAGACGCCGACGGCTTTCACTTCATGAATACCGAGAACTACGACCAGGTTCAGGTGCCGAAGGACGTGATCGGCAACGCCGCCGCGTATTTGCAGGAAAACATGACGGTGAAGCTTTCGCTGCACGGCGTCCTTCCGGTGGCGATCCAGATGCCGCAGCGCGCGACGCTGGAAGTCGTGGAAACCGAACCGGTCACCAAGGGCCAGACCGCCTCGTCTTCCTACAAGCCCGCCATCCTCTCCAATGGCGTTCGTACTGCGGTGCCGCCGCATGTCGGCGTCGGCACGCGGATCGTGGTCATGACCGAGGACGGATCCTACGTCGAACGCGCGAAGGATTAG